A single genomic interval of Bacillota bacterium harbors:
- a CDS encoding glycoside hydrolase family 125 protein, with protein sequence MEPRADPARIMTVPEEFREDSVVAATGNDFVSLPEIDAWGRVHSVTFLHAGCAGLIEVRGAGAGGAARCRDGGDRLDAPGPCDRNPSAQVPFLTPVFIWNEVPVNLEERAGCPDFSLEGDWMPAFSWTGEPGAREWRLRARIVAPPDEKGFCYVLEVERLGRGRSEPSDVGTEKEPIPVAGAAGGDGGRGAEGDDRSRQQTVQAELGVRLTWGYTGIRVFTSRELPVVRGCRYDRWTHGVVAEALGPLPVFAFALNASGDFDRLEMHGLAQEGETEVRGRARDGTGSAPIVVNATRRVTLAPGDRAAVAFYVAFNREADGARTTGVHLRRRGWEALEAETRRWLAEHRVEVRGRRGGREEGVVNRNLLFCRFFATGKTLDSEEVVAVTSRSPRYYVSAAFWARDVLLWALPGLVLVDRARAREVLVYSFLVGTRHVGDHAQYTDGRSLYPGFELDEAAAFLVGLGTYLDATSDLEVVEMPEIQDGMRRVLSEIDMWTLRRDDGAPVLGRTFLDPSDDQVKLPFLTYDNVLLVKAWRVAAAVLDGMAEGRSSLARDETSRERLRQEARRLRCAAEAVVEAVRRYCVVDGPLGPMYAWAVDLAPASCATATARAGLGGSSGSVGTGADADADIDADASGDASADAGAMPASSVVRRTGIELYDNPPGSLELVGYYGYYGCGLTKDEALVLANTRRWIRSSHNPYFIEGRFAGPSSAHAPHPWPMAAANCILAEVSAYETTGACDANALRCAVEFLVSAPMDLGIACESIDEETGKVKTGAAFATAAGFLGYSLWRGIGLLAKLAGAPT encoded by the coding sequence AGGCTGCGCCGGGCTCATCGAGGTGAGGGGGGCGGGTGCGGGCGGCGCCGCTCGCTGCCGGGACGGCGGGGATCGCTTGGACGCGCCTGGGCCTTGTGACCGGAATCCCTCGGCGCAGGTGCCGTTCCTCACACCCGTGTTCATATGGAACGAGGTGCCCGTGAACCTTGAGGAGCGCGCAGGGTGCCCAGACTTCAGCCTTGAAGGGGATTGGATGCCGGCATTCTCGTGGACGGGCGAGCCCGGCGCTCGAGAATGGCGGCTCCGCGCCCGCATAGTGGCTCCTCCTGACGAAAAGGGATTCTGTTATGTGCTCGAGGTCGAGAGGCTTGGGCGTGGGAGAAGCGAGCCGTCGGATGTTGGCACGGAGAAGGAGCCCATCCCAGTGGCTGGAGCGGCTGGCGGGGATGGTGGCCGGGGCGCAGAGGGCGACGATCGGTCAAGGCAACAGACGGTCCAGGCAGAACTCGGTGTGCGGCTGACATGGGGGTACACGGGAATACGGGTATTCACCTCGCGCGAGCTTCCCGTTGTCCGCGGGTGCAGGTACGACCGCTGGACCCACGGTGTGGTGGCGGAGGCCTTGGGCCCTTTGCCAGTGTTTGCGTTCGCGTTGAATGCTTCAGGCGACTTCGACCGCCTGGAGATGCACGGCCTTGCGCAAGAGGGGGAGACAGAGGTGCGCGGGCGGGCCCGCGACGGCACCGGGAGTGCGCCCATTGTCGTTAACGCCACGAGGCGTGTCACCCTCGCGCCGGGGGACCGTGCCGCCGTGGCGTTTTATGTGGCGTTCAACAGGGAGGCGGATGGCGCACGCACGACCGGCGTGCATTTGAGACGACGAGGGTGGGAGGCTCTCGAGGCGGAAACCAGGAGGTGGCTTGCGGAGCACCGGGTAGAGGTGCGTGGCCGGCGCGGGGGAAGAGAGGAGGGGGTTGTCAACAGAAACCTCCTTTTCTGCAGGTTTTTCGCGACCGGCAAAACCCTCGATTCGGAGGAGGTCGTCGCCGTCACCTCGCGAAGCCCGCGTTACTATGTGAGCGCCGCGTTCTGGGCGAGGGATGTGCTGCTGTGGGCCCTCCCCGGGCTAGTGCTCGTTGACCGTGCCCGGGCGCGGGAGGTGCTGGTTTACTCGTTTCTGGTAGGTACGAGACATGTCGGGGATCACGCTCAATACACCGATGGGCGTTCGCTCTATCCCGGATTCGAGCTGGATGAGGCTGCGGCCTTCCTGGTGGGTCTCGGGACGTATCTCGACGCGACCTCTGACCTCGAGGTCGTGGAGATGCCGGAGATACAGGACGGTATGAGGCGCGTTCTTTCGGAGATCGATATGTGGACTCTTCGGAGGGATGACGGCGCGCCCGTTCTAGGCAGGACCTTCCTCGATCCTTCGGACGATCAGGTGAAACTTCCGTTCCTTACGTACGACAACGTGCTCCTTGTGAAGGCGTGGCGCGTCGCGGCCGCTGTCCTCGACGGTATGGCTGAAGGGCGCTCCTCGTTGGCTCGCGATGAGACCTCGCGGGAAAGGCTCAGGCAGGAGGCACGTCGGCTGCGCTGCGCCGCCGAGGCCGTCGTCGAGGCCGTGCGCCGGTACTGCGTGGTGGACGGTCCCCTTGGGCCGATGTACGCGTGGGCGGTGGACCTCGCGCCAGCCTCATGCGCAACGGCGACCGCAAGAGCGGGTCTCGGCGGAAGCAGCGGAAGCGTGGGCACAGGCGCAGATGCGGACGCAGATATAGACGCAGACGCAAGCGGAGATGCAAGCGCGGATGCAGGCGCCATGCCCGCGTCGTCGGTCGTGCGACGCACGGGGATAGAGCTCTATGATAACCCACCTGGGAGCCTCGAGCTCGTGGGCTACTACGGCTACTACGGCTGCGGCCTGACCAAGGATGAGGCCCTGGTTTTGGCTAACACCAGGCGCTGGATACGGTCTTCCCACAACCCCTACTTCATTGAGGGGCGCTTTGCTGGTCCCTCTTCAGCCCATGCGCCGCACCCATGGCCCATGGCCGCGGCCAATTGCATCCTCGCCGAAGTCTCCGCTTACGAGACCACCGGAGCATGTGATGCGAACGCTCTTCGGTGCGCGGTGGAATTCCTTGTCTCGGCGCCCATGGACCTCGGGATCGCGTGCGAGAGCATCGACGAGGAGACAGGCAAGGTCAAGACAGGGGCTGCATTCGCGACAGCGGCCGGGTTCTTGGGCTACAGCCTGTGGCGCGGCATTGGCTTGCTCGCGAAACTGGCTGGTGCACCCACGTGA